The following proteins come from a genomic window of Mycobacterium sp. DL:
- a CDS encoding SDR family NAD(P)-dependent oxidoreductase: MKNAVVIGGGSGIGRAVVERLRADGHHVATIDLNPSDDELAHVADVTDRAQIEAAFAAITAQSGPVTILVNAAGLDGFKRFTDITFAEWQRVVDVNLNGVFHCVQSVLPGMIDAGWGRIVNISSSSTHSGTPYMAHYVAAKSAVNGLTKSLALEYGPAGITVNAVPPGFIDTPMLRGAESRGLLGDVQATIDATPVRRIGRPEDIAAACAFLVSEEAGYITGQILGVNGGRNT; encoded by the coding sequence ATGAAGAATGCGGTAGTGATCGGAGGCGGGTCGGGCATCGGGCGCGCGGTGGTCGAGCGGCTGCGGGCAGATGGCCACCATGTGGCGACCATCGATCTCAATCCCTCGGATGACGAGTTGGCCCACGTCGCCGATGTGACCGATCGAGCACAGATCGAAGCGGCCTTCGCTGCGATCACTGCGCAGTCGGGGCCCGTCACGATTCTGGTGAATGCCGCCGGACTGGACGGGTTCAAGCGCTTCACCGACATCACCTTCGCCGAGTGGCAGCGCGTGGTCGACGTGAACCTCAACGGCGTCTTCCACTGCGTGCAATCGGTGTTGCCCGGCATGATCGACGCGGGCTGGGGCCGCATCGTCAACATCTCGTCGTCGAGCACCCATTCGGGGACGCCGTACATGGCGCACTATGTGGCAGCCAAGTCCGCGGTCAACGGGCTGACGAAGTCGCTCGCGCTGGAGTACGGCCCCGCCGGAATCACCGTCAACGCCGTGCCACCGGGATTCATCGACACCCCGATGCTGCGCGGTGCCGAGTCGCGAGGTCTACTGGGTGACGTGCAGGCGACAATCGATGCGACGCCGGTGCGCCGGATCGGACGGCCCGAGGACATCGCCGCGGCGTGCGCGTTCCTGGTCTCCGAGGAGGCCGGCTACATCACCGGACAGATTCTCGGGGTCAACGGCGGCAGGAACACCTGA
- a CDS encoding TetR/AcrR family transcriptional regulator, with translation MQSAAATDHRATDTRARLIDVAVRLFTRNSYAGTSLQMIADDIGFTKAAIYHHFRSRDQLLLAVLEPLLEELATVVDAAEHKRSASARADEMLTGYAALAVRNRGLVGVLAADPSVAAALEQRGDWTQLIARQLSLLADVDPGPAGKIKAAMVFAGMAAAAGPISAKVGDEELLSHLIEAGRRTLGVRVPRRP, from the coding sequence GTGCAGTCAGCCGCGGCCACCGACCATCGGGCGACGGACACACGGGCCCGGCTGATCGACGTCGCCGTGCGACTGTTCACCCGCAACAGCTACGCCGGCACCTCGCTGCAGATGATCGCCGACGACATCGGTTTCACCAAAGCGGCCATCTACCACCACTTTCGGAGCCGCGACCAGCTCTTGCTGGCAGTGCTGGAACCCCTGCTGGAAGAGCTTGCGACGGTTGTCGACGCGGCGGAGCACAAGCGGTCCGCCTCCGCCAGGGCAGACGAGATGCTGACCGGATATGCCGCTCTAGCGGTACGCAACCGCGGCCTGGTGGGGGTGCTCGCCGCCGATCCCAGCGTCGCCGCCGCGCTGGAGCAGCGCGGCGATTGGACGCAACTCATCGCGCGTCAGTTGTCGCTTCTCGCCGATGTTGATCCGGGGCCGGCCGGAAAGATCAAGGCGGCCATGGTGTTTGCCGGCATGGCCGCGGCGGCCGGCCCGATATCGGCGAAGGTCGGCGACGAGGAACTTCTGTCCCACCTCATCGAGGCGGGTCGACGAACTCTGGGTGTGCGGGTGCCACGACGCCCGTGA
- a CDS encoding phosphate-starvation-inducible PsiE family protein yields MSKSQVATSDEGQEEERQRLADRVLSVVEDTIYWAIAVMLIAGSGALLVSQFNTMLRLRNTPVNTVMLEVLDGLLLVFIFVELLYAVRTSLRSHEIAVEPFLIVGILAGIKEIVVLSVEAATLLDNGPNFARAVVEIGVLAGVVLILAVSAVILRGRRGGRGAAEPVMDEETSPSE; encoded by the coding sequence TTGAGTAAGAGTCAGGTGGCCACCTCGGACGAAGGCCAGGAAGAGGAGCGGCAGCGCCTGGCCGACCGTGTCCTCAGCGTGGTCGAGGACACGATCTACTGGGCGATCGCGGTGATGCTGATCGCCGGTTCCGGCGCCCTGCTGGTCAGCCAGTTCAACACGATGCTGCGATTGCGCAACACACCGGTCAACACCGTGATGCTCGAGGTTCTCGACGGACTGCTACTCGTGTTCATCTTCGTCGAACTGCTGTATGCGGTCCGCACGTCGCTGCGATCGCACGAGATCGCGGTCGAACCGTTCCTGATCGTCGGCATCCTCGCCGGAATCAAGGAGATCGTCGTGTTGTCGGTCGAAGCTGCCACTCTGCTCGACAACGGGCCGAACTTCGCACGGGCTGTGGTGGAGATCGGCGTGCTCGCCGGGGTGGTGCTGATCCTGGCCGTTTCCGCGGTCATCCTGCGCGGGCGACGCGGTGGGCGGGGCGCTGCGGAACCCGTCATGGACGAGGAGACATCCCCCTCGGAGTGA
- a CDS encoding TspO/MBR family protein codes for MRPLTLAKTAGASFAAAAAGALATRPAVESPWFDRLKKPGFQPPRVAFPIAWNILYSDIAVVSASTIATLNDRGDAEQARAYTRALAANLVINAGWSWVFFNRKRLGVAAVGAGLLTASSADLARRAAAVNAPAGAALAAYPVWCAFATVLSTRIWQLNR; via the coding sequence ATGCGCCCGTTGACCCTTGCCAAGACCGCGGGTGCCTCGTTCGCCGCGGCGGCCGCCGGCGCGCTGGCCACCCGCCCCGCGGTGGAGTCGCCCTGGTTCGACAGGTTGAAGAAGCCGGGTTTCCAACCGCCCCGGGTGGCGTTCCCCATCGCATGGAACATCCTGTACAGCGACATCGCCGTGGTCTCGGCGTCGACGATCGCTACGCTGAACGACCGCGGCGACGCCGAGCAGGCACGCGCCTACACCCGGGCGTTGGCCGCCAATCTGGTCATCAATGCCGGCTGGAGTTGGGTCTTCTTCAATCGCAAACGTCTGGGCGTCGCGGCGGTGGGTGCCGGGTTGCTGACCGCGAGCAGCGCGGATCTGGCGCGGCGGGCGGCGGCGGTGAACGCTCCCGCGGGCGCGGCGCTGGCCGCGTATCCCGTGTGGTGTGCGTTCGCGACGGTTCTGTCGACCCGGATCTGGCAGCTGAATCGTTGA
- a CDS encoding P1 family peptidase: protein MTDTELATHTPDGRPRARGLGISLGGTPGPLNALTDVGGVEIGMTTLIAGDGPMVVGQGPVRTGVTAILPRGRTGVGEPCAAGWFSLNGNGEMTGTTWIDEAGSFNLPVVLSNTHAVGACHTGVVRWTNRVAPRLARQWVLPVCTETWDGYLNDINGDHVRPVHVEAALDAATGGPVDEGSAGGGTGMNCYDFKGGNGTASRLVPYGSRTFTVAAFVQANFGSRAELTVSGRHVGPQLLGDNPLDDDWFERDLAGAPPPGAGSVIAIVATDAPLLPGQCKALARRVPLGLARTGTTGSHFSGDIFLAFSTADVPGLASAFPMEPVGPGPADGLGTITFLPWGRMDALYAAVVQSVEEAVLNALVVNTEMVGRDGHRSPRLPLDRLTALLGQA from the coding sequence GTGACCGACACAGAACTCGCCACCCACACCCCAGACGGGCGACCCCGGGCGCGTGGCCTGGGCATCTCACTGGGGGGCACCCCTGGACCGCTCAACGCGCTCACCGACGTCGGCGGGGTGGAGATCGGCATGACGACGTTGATCGCGGGTGACGGTCCGATGGTCGTCGGGCAGGGCCCGGTGCGCACCGGGGTGACCGCGATCCTGCCACGCGGCCGCACCGGTGTCGGAGAGCCGTGCGCTGCCGGGTGGTTCTCACTGAACGGCAACGGCGAGATGACCGGAACCACCTGGATCGACGAGGCGGGATCGTTCAATCTGCCTGTGGTGCTGTCGAATACCCACGCTGTCGGCGCCTGTCACACCGGCGTGGTGCGCTGGACCAATCGGGTCGCTCCGCGACTGGCCAGGCAGTGGGTGTTGCCGGTGTGCACCGAGACGTGGGACGGCTACCTCAACGACATCAACGGTGACCATGTGCGCCCCGTACACGTCGAGGCGGCCCTGGACGCGGCGACCGGTGGGCCGGTCGACGAAGGATCGGCAGGCGGCGGCACCGGCATGAACTGCTATGACTTCAAGGGCGGCAACGGAACGGCGTCACGGCTGGTCCCCTACGGCTCACGCACGTTCACGGTCGCCGCGTTCGTGCAGGCGAATTTCGGCTCACGCGCCGAACTGACCGTCTCGGGCCGCCACGTCGGGCCTCAGCTGCTCGGCGACAACCCGCTGGACGACGACTGGTTCGAGCGAGATCTCGCCGGCGCGCCTCCTCCGGGAGCGGGTTCGGTCATCGCGATCGTGGCGACCGACGCTCCGCTGCTCCCCGGCCAGTGCAAGGCGTTGGCCCGTCGTGTTCCGTTGGGATTGGCGCGGACCGGGACCACCGGCAGTCACTTCTCCGGCGACATCTTCCTGGCGTTCTCCACCGCCGACGTGCCAGGGCTCGCCAGCGCCTTCCCGATGGAACCGGTCGGCCCGGGCCCGGCTGACGGGCTCGGCACCATCACGTTCCTGCCGTGGGGACGGATGGACGCGCTGTACGCCGCGGTCGTGCAGAGCGTGGAGGAAGCAGTCCTCAACGCGCTGGTGGTCAACACCGAGATGGTGGGTCGCGACGGCCACCGCTCACCGCGCCTTCCCCTCGACCGATTGACGGCCCTGCTCGGTCAGGCGTGA
- a CDS encoding SRPBCC family protein has translation MASVDVAVTSELSPEHAWELASDLRRFGEWLTIFGGWKSEVPSVIDVDTQVASLIKVKGFRNVINWRVTRYDEPKEIELVGTGRGGVQITLTMQVEPAAGGKDESRFRVLAELSGGLLNTPIGGVVARVIQGDVRRSVRNLAALR, from the coding sequence ATGGCATCGGTCGACGTGGCGGTAACTTCTGAGCTCAGTCCGGAACACGCCTGGGAGCTGGCCTCGGATCTGCGGCGCTTCGGGGAGTGGCTCACGATTTTCGGCGGCTGGAAGAGCGAGGTGCCTTCGGTCATCGACGTCGACACCCAGGTGGCGTCGTTGATCAAGGTCAAGGGGTTTCGCAACGTCATCAACTGGCGGGTGACCCGCTACGACGAGCCGAAGGAGATCGAGCTTGTCGGTACCGGCCGCGGCGGGGTGCAGATCACGCTGACGATGCAGGTCGAACCCGCTGCGGGCGGCAAGGACGAGTCCAGGTTCCGGGTGCTGGCCGAACTGTCGGGCGGATTGCTCAACACCCCGATAGGCGGTGTCGTCGCCAGGGTCATCCAGGGTGACGTCCGCCGCTCGGTGCGCAATCTGGCAGCGCTGCGCTGA
- a CDS encoding ABC transporter ATP-binding protein — MIEIDHVTKRFGDYVAVADADFSIAQGEFFSMLGPSGCGKTTTLRMIAGFETPTEGAIRLEGADVSRTPPNKRNVNTVFQHYALFPHMSVWDNVAYGPRSAKKDKQEVRKRVDDLLEIVRLSDFAERRPAQLSGGQQQRVALARALVNYPSALLLDEPLGALDLKLRHAMQFELKRIQREVGITFIYVTHDQEEALTMSDRIAVMNAGNVDQIGSPTEIYDRPATVFVASFIGQANLWAGRQTGRANREFVEVDVLGSTLKARPGDTTIEPGGQATLMVRPERVRVTMDSPTGDVAGVRATVSDLTFQGPVVRLSLAAPDDSTIIAHVGPEQDLPMLRPGDEVFVSWAPDASLVLPGADIPTTEDLEEMLDDS, encoded by the coding sequence GTGATCGAGATCGACCATGTCACCAAGCGCTTCGGCGACTACGTCGCGGTTGCCGATGCGGACTTCTCCATCGCGCAGGGCGAGTTCTTCTCGATGCTCGGCCCGTCGGGATGCGGCAAGACGACCACGCTTCGGATGATCGCGGGGTTCGAGACTCCGACCGAGGGTGCCATCCGCCTCGAGGGCGCGGACGTCTCGCGGACACCCCCGAACAAGCGCAACGTCAACACCGTGTTCCAGCACTATGCACTGTTCCCGCACATGTCCGTGTGGGACAACGTCGCCTACGGCCCGCGCAGCGCCAAGAAGGACAAGCAAGAGGTCCGCAAACGCGTCGACGACCTGCTCGAGATCGTGCGACTGAGCGATTTCGCCGAGCGCAGGCCAGCCCAACTGTCCGGCGGCCAGCAGCAGCGGGTGGCCTTGGCGCGGGCGCTGGTGAACTACCCCAGCGCACTGCTGCTGGACGAACCGCTGGGGGCGCTGGATCTGAAACTGCGTCACGCCATGCAGTTCGAACTCAAGCGGATTCAGCGCGAGGTCGGGATCACGTTCATCTACGTGACCCACGACCAGGAGGAAGCGCTCACGATGAGCGACCGCATCGCGGTCATGAACGCAGGCAACGTCGACCAGATCGGTAGCCCCACTGAGATCTACGACCGCCCCGCCACCGTGTTCGTCGCGAGCTTCATCGGCCAGGCCAACCTGTGGGCAGGCCGCCAGACCGGCCGGGCCAACCGCGAGTTCGTCGAGGTCGATGTCCTCGGATCGACGCTGAAAGCACGGCCGGGCGACACCACGATCGAACCCGGCGGCCAGGCCACGCTGATGGTGCGCCCGGAACGCGTGCGGGTGACCATGGACTCCCCGACCGGCGACGTGGCGGGCGTCCGCGCAACGGTGTCCGACCTGACCTTCCAGGGGCCGGTCGTGCGACTGTCGCTCGCGGCGCCGGACGACTCGACGATCATCGCGCACGTGGGACCCGAGCAGGATCTGCCGATGCTGCGACCCGGAGACGAGGTCTTCGTGAGCTGGGCCCCCGACGCATCGCTGGTCCTGCCCGGCGCCGACATCCCGACCACCGAAGATCTCGAGGAGATGCTCGACGACTCCTGA
- a CDS encoding spermidine/putrescine ABC transporter substrate-binding protein, protein MSRDLPSPIDRQLMARLTGNRTSRRRFIGGSAAAAAGLTLGSSFLAACGSDSGTSSAPTDDGGPASGTLRISNWPLYMADGFIAEFQTASGITVDYKEDLNDNEQWFAKVREPLSRKQDIGADLAIPTSFLAVRLHQLGWLNDISDEGVPNKKNIRPDLLEASVDPGRVFSAPYMSGLVGLAYNRAATGRDISTIDDLWDPAFRGRVSLFSDAQDGLGMIMMSQGNSPEDPTTESVQQAIDLVREQNDMGQIRRFTGNDYADDLAAGNIAVAQAYSGDVVQLQADNPDLQFIVPESGATTFVDTMVIPYTTQNQKAAEAWINYVYDRANYAKLVAYVQYVPVLSDMTEELAKIDPEAANNPLINPPADVLARSKGWAALTDEQTQEYNTAYAAVTGG, encoded by the coding sequence ATGTCCCGTGATCTTCCCTCCCCCATCGACCGTCAGCTGATGGCCCGACTGACCGGGAACCGGACGTCCCGGCGCCGCTTCATCGGAGGCAGTGCCGCGGCCGCGGCCGGCCTGACGCTCGGCTCGTCGTTCCTGGCCGCCTGCGGATCCGACAGCGGCACCTCGAGTGCCCCCACCGATGACGGCGGTCCCGCCAGCGGGACGCTGCGCATCTCGAACTGGCCGCTGTACATGGCCGACGGCTTCATCGCCGAGTTCCAGACGGCGTCCGGGATCACGGTCGACTACAAGGAAGACCTCAACGACAACGAGCAGTGGTTCGCCAAGGTCAGGGAGCCGCTGTCACGCAAACAGGACATCGGTGCGGATCTGGCGATCCCGACGTCCTTCCTCGCGGTGCGTCTGCACCAACTCGGCTGGCTCAACGACATCAGCGACGAGGGTGTGCCGAACAAGAAGAACATCCGCCCCGACCTTCTCGAGGCCAGCGTCGATCCCGGACGGGTGTTCAGCGCGCCGTACATGTCGGGTCTGGTCGGTCTCGCCTACAACCGCGCCGCCACCGGGCGCGACATCTCGACGATCGACGACCTCTGGGATCCCGCCTTCCGCGGTCGGGTCAGCCTGTTCTCCGATGCGCAGGACGGCCTCGGCATGATCATGATGTCGCAGGGCAACTCGCCGGAGGATCCGACCACCGAGAGTGTGCAGCAGGCCATCGACCTGGTCCGTGAGCAGAACGACATGGGCCAGATCCGCCGCTTCACCGGCAACGACTACGCCGACGACCTCGCTGCGGGCAATATCGCTGTGGCACAGGCCTATTCGGGTGACGTAGTGCAGCTCCAGGCCGACAACCCGGACCTGCAGTTCATCGTTCCCGAGTCAGGCGCAACCACGTTCGTCGACACCATGGTGATCCCGTACACGACGCAGAACCAGAAGGCCGCCGAGGCGTGGATCAACTACGTCTACGACAGGGCGAACTACGCGAAGCTGGTGGCGTACGTGCAGTACGTGCCGGTGCTCTCGGACATGACGGAGGAACTGGCGAAGATCGATCCGGAGGCGGCCAACAACCCGCTGATCAACCCGCCCGCGGATGTCCTTGCGAGGTCGAAGGGTTGGGCGGCACTGACCGACGAGCAGACGCAGGAGTACAACACCGCGTACGCCGCCGTCACCGGCGGCTGA
- a CDS encoding ABC transporter permease yields MAGVATSSRQRSKIAPYLMVLPALAYLGIFFVVPFFSLARTSLSETGGSVFMPTLTFAWDFGNFTDAVVLYQEQIIRSFGYAFAATVLCLLLAFPLAYVIAFKAGRFKNLILGLVILPFFVTFLIRTIAWKTILADEGWVVTALGTVGLLPDEGRLLSTSWAVIGGLTYNWIIFMILPLYVSLEKIDPRLLEASKDLYSTAPRSFRKVILPLALPGVLAGSLLVFIPSVGDFINADYLGSTQTTMIGNVIQKQFLVVKDYPAAAALSLGLMLTILAGVLLYARALGTEDLV; encoded by the coding sequence ATGGCCGGTGTCGCCACCAGCAGTCGGCAACGGAGCAAAATCGCCCCGTACCTGATGGTCCTGCCGGCACTCGCGTACCTCGGGATCTTCTTCGTGGTGCCGTTCTTCTCGCTGGCGCGGACGTCGTTGTCGGAGACGGGCGGGTCGGTGTTCATGCCGACGTTGACGTTCGCCTGGGACTTCGGCAACTTCACCGACGCGGTCGTCCTTTACCAGGAACAGATCATCCGGTCGTTCGGCTACGCGTTCGCCGCCACGGTGTTGTGTCTGTTGCTGGCCTTCCCGCTGGCTTATGTCATCGCGTTCAAAGCTGGACGCTTCAAGAACCTGATCCTCGGTCTGGTGATCCTGCCGTTCTTCGTGACGTTCCTGATCCGCACGATCGCGTGGAAAACCATCCTCGCCGACGAGGGCTGGGTGGTGACCGCACTGGGTACCGTCGGCCTGCTACCCGACGAGGGGCGGCTGCTGTCCACGAGTTGGGCGGTGATCGGCGGCCTGACCTACAACTGGATCATCTTCATGATCCTGCCGCTGTACGTCAGCCTGGAGAAGATCGATCCGCGACTGCTCGAGGCGTCCAAGGATCTGTACTCCACCGCTCCACGGAGCTTTCGGAAAGTGATCCTGCCGCTGGCGCTGCCCGGCGTCCTCGCGGGCAGCCTGCTGGTGTTCATCCCGTCCGTGGGTGACTTCATCAACGCCGACTACCTCGGCAGTACGCAGACGACGATGATCGGCAACGTTATCCAGAAACAGTTCCTCGTCGTCAAGGACTACCCCGCAGCCGCCGCGCTCAGCCTCGGGTTGATGCTCACCATTCTCGCCGGGGTACTTCTCTACGCCCGCGCGCTCGGCACCGAGGACCTCGTATGA
- a CDS encoding ABC transporter permease: MTTQAGAAIATAAEQPPPAKKVRSRRNWGDLLLRIVAALVLVYLFLPIFVIILFSFNKPVGRFNYTWQGFTFENWADPFKYPPLTEALQLSLNVAAVSTAVALVLGTLVAIALVRQRWRGQRAVDTFLILPLTAPEVVMGAALLTLFLDLSWPAGYTTILIAHIAFEVSFIAMTVRARVRGFDWTLEDASLDLGAGPARTFFKVTLPLIVPGIVAAAMLSFALSLDDFIITYFVSGPAVTYPLYVNAAVKAAVPPQINVLATAILVVSLLLLALGTLWRRKKFQG, from the coding sequence ATGACGACTCAAGCAGGTGCCGCCATCGCCACCGCGGCCGAGCAGCCGCCCCCGGCCAAAAAGGTCAGATCCCGGCGCAATTGGGGTGATCTGCTGTTGCGCATCGTCGCCGCGCTGGTACTGGTGTATCTGTTCCTGCCGATCTTCGTGATCATCTTGTTCTCGTTCAACAAGCCCGTCGGCAGGTTCAACTACACCTGGCAGGGTTTCACATTCGAGAACTGGGCCGATCCGTTCAAGTACCCGCCGCTGACCGAGGCGCTGCAACTCAGCCTCAACGTGGCCGCGGTGTCCACCGCGGTTGCCCTGGTGCTCGGCACCCTGGTGGCGATCGCGCTGGTGCGCCAGCGATGGCGCGGGCAGCGTGCGGTCGACACATTCCTGATCCTGCCGCTGACGGCGCCTGAAGTCGTGATGGGCGCGGCGTTGCTGACCCTGTTCCTGGACCTGAGCTGGCCCGCCGGTTACACCACCATCCTGATCGCGCACATCGCTTTCGAGGTCAGCTTCATCGCGATGACCGTGCGCGCCCGGGTCCGTGGTTTCGATTGGACGCTCGAGGACGCATCGCTGGACCTGGGCGCCGGCCCGGCGCGGACGTTCTTCAAGGTCACGCTGCCACTGATCGTGCCCGGCATCGTCGCCGCCGCGATGCTGTCGTTCGCGTTGTCGCTCGACGACTTCATCATCACCTACTTCGTCAGCGGCCCGGCCGTGACCTATCCGCTGTACGTCAATGCGGCGGTCAAGGCCGCGGTGCCACCGCAGATCAACGTGCTGGCGACTGCGATCCTGGTGGTGAGTCTGCTTCTGCTGGCATTGGGAACCTTGTGGCGGCGCAAGAAGTTCCAGGGCTGA